A single window of Arvicanthis niloticus isolate mArvNil1 chromosome X, mArvNil1.pat.X, whole genome shotgun sequence DNA harbors:
- the Apex2 gene encoding DNA-(apurinic or apyrimidinic site) endonuclease 2 isoform X1 translates to MLRVVSWNINGIRSPLQGLACQEPSNCPTALRRVLDELDADIVCLQETKVTRDVLTEPLAIVEGYNSYFSFSRSRSGYSGVATFCKDGATPVAAEEGLSGVFATLNGDVGCYGNMDEFTQEELRVLDSEGRALLTQHKIRTLEGKEKTLTLINVYCPHADPGKPERLTFKMRFYRLLQIRAEALLAAGSHVIILGDLNTAHRPIDHCDASSLECFEEDPGRKWMDGLLSNPGNEAGPYIGLFMDSYRYLHPKQQRAFTCWSVVSGARHLNYGSRLDYVLGDRALVIDTFQASFLLPEVMGSDHCPVGAVLNVSCVPAKQCPALCTRFLPEFAGTQLKILRFLVPLEQEPVREQPVLHPSHQIQAQKQPSKARMHLTRLRKSQGVPKRNQKNLMSYFQPSSNLSQTSGVELPTLPLVSTLTTPKTAEEVTTATVVEKNKVPEAKDEKEVRTAFWKSMLSGPSPMPLCGGHREPCVMRTVKKAGPNFGRHFYMCARPRGPPSDPSSRCNFFLWSRPS, encoded by the exons ATGCTGCGCGTGGTAAGCTGGAATATCAATGGGATCCGGAGTCCCCTGCAAGGCCTTGCATGCCAGGAACCCAGCAACTGTCCCACGGCCTTGCGACGCGTTTTGGACGAGCTGGATGCTGACATTGTCTGTCTCCAGGAGACCAAAGTGACCA gagatGTACTGACAGAGCCCCTGGCTATTGTTGAGGGTTATAACTCCTATTTCAGCTTCAGCCGCAGCCGTAGTGGCTATTCTG GTGTGGCTACCTTTTGTAAGGATGGTGCTACCCCAGTAGCTGCTGAAGAAGGCCTGAGTGGTGTGTTTGCCACCCTAAATGGGGATGTTGGTTGCTATGGAAACATGGATGAGTTCACACAAGAAGAACTCCGGGTTCTGGATAGTGAGGGCCGAGCCCTCCTTACACAGCACAAGATCCG CACattggaagggaaggagaagacttTGACCCTGATCAATGTGTACTGCCCTCACGCCGATCCTGGGAAGCCTGAGCGGCTGACCTTTAAGATGCGCTTCTATCGCCTGCTGCAGATCCGAGCAGAAGCGCTCCTGGCAGCTGGCAG TCACGTGATAATCCTGGGGGACCTGAATACAGCCCACCGACCCATTGACCACTGCGATGCAAGTAGTCTG GAATGCTTTGAAGAGGACCCAGGGCGTAAGTGGATGGATGGCTTGCTCAGTAACCCAGGGAATGAGGCTGGACCCTACATAGGGCTCTTCATGGATAGCTACCGCTACTTGCATCCAAAACAGCAGAGGGCTTTCACCTGCTGGTCAGTGGTCAGTGGTGCACGCCATCTCAACTATGGCTCTAGACTTGACTATGTACTGGGAGATAGGGCCTTGGTCATAGATACCTTCCAGGCCTCCTTCTTACTCCCTGAAGTGATGGGCTCTGACCACTGCCCTGTGGGAGCTGTCTTAAATGTATCTTGTGTGCCAGCAAAACAGTGCCCAGCTCTGTGTACCCGCTTCCTCCCTGAGTTTGCAGGTACCCAGCTCAAGATTCTTCGATTCTTAGTTCCTCTTGAACAAGAACCTGTGCGAGAGCAGCCAGTCCTGCATCCCAGCCATCAAATCCAGGCACAGAAACAGCCAAGCAAAGCCCGCATGCATTTAACCAGGCTTCGGAAAAGTCAAGGTGTTcccaaaagaaaccagaaaaatcTGATGAGTTATTTCCAGCCTTCTTCTAACCTTTCCCAAACTTCTGGTGTGGAACTGCCTACCCTACCTCTGGTGAGCACTCTTACAACCCCAAAGACTGCAGAAGAGGTGACAACAGCCACAGTGGTAGAGAAGAACAAGGTTCCAGAGGCCAAAGATGAAAAGGAAGTAAGGACTGCCTTCTGGAAGTCTATGCTGAGTGGGCCCTCACCCATGCCCCTCTGTGGAGGCCACAGGGAGCCATGTGTGATGCGTACGGTGAAAAAAGCAGGACCCAACTTTGGTCGCCATTTCTACATGTGTGCTAGACCCCGAGGTCCTCCCAGTGACCCCTCATCCCGTTGTAACTTCTTCCTCTGGAGCAGGCCCAGCTGA
- the Apex2 gene encoding DNA-(apurinic or apyrimidinic site) endonuclease 2 isoform X2, whose product MCSPCPKGDVLTEPLAIVEGYNSYFSFSRSRSGYSGVATFCKDGATPVAAEEGLSGVFATLNGDVGCYGNMDEFTQEELRVLDSEGRALLTQHKIRTLEGKEKTLTLINVYCPHADPGKPERLTFKMRFYRLLQIRAEALLAAGSHVIILGDLNTAHRPIDHCDASSLECFEEDPGRKWMDGLLSNPGNEAGPYIGLFMDSYRYLHPKQQRAFTCWSVVSGARHLNYGSRLDYVLGDRALVIDTFQASFLLPEVMGSDHCPVGAVLNVSCVPAKQCPALCTRFLPEFAGTQLKILRFLVPLEQEPVREQPVLHPSHQIQAQKQPSKARMHLTRLRKSQGVPKRNQKNLMSYFQPSSNLSQTSGVELPTLPLVSTLTTPKTAEEVTTATVVEKNKVPEAKDEKEVRTAFWKSMLSGPSPMPLCGGHREPCVMRTVKKAGPNFGRHFYMCARPRGPPSDPSSRCNFFLWSRPS is encoded by the exons ATGTGTTCACCTTGCCCCAAAG gagatGTACTGACAGAGCCCCTGGCTATTGTTGAGGGTTATAACTCCTATTTCAGCTTCAGCCGCAGCCGTAGTGGCTATTCTG GTGTGGCTACCTTTTGTAAGGATGGTGCTACCCCAGTAGCTGCTGAAGAAGGCCTGAGTGGTGTGTTTGCCACCCTAAATGGGGATGTTGGTTGCTATGGAAACATGGATGAGTTCACACAAGAAGAACTCCGGGTTCTGGATAGTGAGGGCCGAGCCCTCCTTACACAGCACAAGATCCG CACattggaagggaaggagaagacttTGACCCTGATCAATGTGTACTGCCCTCACGCCGATCCTGGGAAGCCTGAGCGGCTGACCTTTAAGATGCGCTTCTATCGCCTGCTGCAGATCCGAGCAGAAGCGCTCCTGGCAGCTGGCAG TCACGTGATAATCCTGGGGGACCTGAATACAGCCCACCGACCCATTGACCACTGCGATGCAAGTAGTCTG GAATGCTTTGAAGAGGACCCAGGGCGTAAGTGGATGGATGGCTTGCTCAGTAACCCAGGGAATGAGGCTGGACCCTACATAGGGCTCTTCATGGATAGCTACCGCTACTTGCATCCAAAACAGCAGAGGGCTTTCACCTGCTGGTCAGTGGTCAGTGGTGCACGCCATCTCAACTATGGCTCTAGACTTGACTATGTACTGGGAGATAGGGCCTTGGTCATAGATACCTTCCAGGCCTCCTTCTTACTCCCTGAAGTGATGGGCTCTGACCACTGCCCTGTGGGAGCTGTCTTAAATGTATCTTGTGTGCCAGCAAAACAGTGCCCAGCTCTGTGTACCCGCTTCCTCCCTGAGTTTGCAGGTACCCAGCTCAAGATTCTTCGATTCTTAGTTCCTCTTGAACAAGAACCTGTGCGAGAGCAGCCAGTCCTGCATCCCAGCCATCAAATCCAGGCACAGAAACAGCCAAGCAAAGCCCGCATGCATTTAACCAGGCTTCGGAAAAGTCAAGGTGTTcccaaaagaaaccagaaaaatcTGATGAGTTATTTCCAGCCTTCTTCTAACCTTTCCCAAACTTCTGGTGTGGAACTGCCTACCCTACCTCTGGTGAGCACTCTTACAACCCCAAAGACTGCAGAAGAGGTGACAACAGCCACAGTGGTAGAGAAGAACAAGGTTCCAGAGGCCAAAGATGAAAAGGAAGTAAGGACTGCCTTCTGGAAGTCTATGCTGAGTGGGCCCTCACCCATGCCCCTCTGTGGAGGCCACAGGGAGCCATGTGTGATGCGTACGGTGAAAAAAGCAGGACCCAACTTTGGTCGCCATTTCTACATGTGTGCTAGACCCCGAGGTCCTCCCAGTGACCCCTCATCCCGTTGTAACTTCTTCCTCTGGAGCAGGCCCAGCTGA
- the Apex2 gene encoding DNA-(apurinic or apyrimidinic site) endonuclease 2 isoform X3, whose amino-acid sequence MDEFTQEELRVLDSEGRALLTQHKIRTLEGKEKTLTLINVYCPHADPGKPERLTFKMRFYRLLQIRAEALLAAGSHVIILGDLNTAHRPIDHCDASSLECFEEDPGRKWMDGLLSNPGNEAGPYIGLFMDSYRYLHPKQQRAFTCWSVVSGARHLNYGSRLDYVLGDRALVIDTFQASFLLPEVMGSDHCPVGAVLNVSCVPAKQCPALCTRFLPEFAGTQLKILRFLVPLEQEPVREQPVLHPSHQIQAQKQPSKARMHLTRLRKSQGVPKRNQKNLMSYFQPSSNLSQTSGVELPTLPLVSTLTTPKTAEEVTTATVVEKNKVPEAKDEKEVRTAFWKSMLSGPSPMPLCGGHREPCVMRTVKKAGPNFGRHFYMCARPRGPPSDPSSRCNFFLWSRPS is encoded by the exons ATGGATGAGTTCACACAAGAAGAACTCCGGGTTCTGGATAGTGAGGGCCGAGCCCTCCTTACACAGCACAAGATCCG CACattggaagggaaggagaagacttTGACCCTGATCAATGTGTACTGCCCTCACGCCGATCCTGGGAAGCCTGAGCGGCTGACCTTTAAGATGCGCTTCTATCGCCTGCTGCAGATCCGAGCAGAAGCGCTCCTGGCAGCTGGCAG TCACGTGATAATCCTGGGGGACCTGAATACAGCCCACCGACCCATTGACCACTGCGATGCAAGTAGTCTG GAATGCTTTGAAGAGGACCCAGGGCGTAAGTGGATGGATGGCTTGCTCAGTAACCCAGGGAATGAGGCTGGACCCTACATAGGGCTCTTCATGGATAGCTACCGCTACTTGCATCCAAAACAGCAGAGGGCTTTCACCTGCTGGTCAGTGGTCAGTGGTGCACGCCATCTCAACTATGGCTCTAGACTTGACTATGTACTGGGAGATAGGGCCTTGGTCATAGATACCTTCCAGGCCTCCTTCTTACTCCCTGAAGTGATGGGCTCTGACCACTGCCCTGTGGGAGCTGTCTTAAATGTATCTTGTGTGCCAGCAAAACAGTGCCCAGCTCTGTGTACCCGCTTCCTCCCTGAGTTTGCAGGTACCCAGCTCAAGATTCTTCGATTCTTAGTTCCTCTTGAACAAGAACCTGTGCGAGAGCAGCCAGTCCTGCATCCCAGCCATCAAATCCAGGCACAGAAACAGCCAAGCAAAGCCCGCATGCATTTAACCAGGCTTCGGAAAAGTCAAGGTGTTcccaaaagaaaccagaaaaatcTGATGAGTTATTTCCAGCCTTCTTCTAACCTTTCCCAAACTTCTGGTGTGGAACTGCCTACCCTACCTCTGGTGAGCACTCTTACAACCCCAAAGACTGCAGAAGAGGTGACAACAGCCACAGTGGTAGAGAAGAACAAGGTTCCAGAGGCCAAAGATGAAAAGGAAGTAAGGACTGCCTTCTGGAAGTCTATGCTGAGTGGGCCCTCACCCATGCCCCTCTGTGGAGGCCACAGGGAGCCATGTGTGATGCGTACGGTGAAAAAAGCAGGACCCAACTTTGGTCGCCATTTCTACATGTGTGCTAGACCCCGAGGTCCTCCCAGTGACCCCTCATCCCGTTGTAACTTCTTCCTCTGGAGCAGGCCCAGCTGA